The following are from one region of the Bacillota bacterium genome:
- a CDS encoding MFS transporter, with the protein MQQWQVNRWRTLASVLAATVLGPIDASVVNIALPTLAATFKADMATIGWVSMAYLLMISSLLLLFGRLGDMIGYKRVLLTGIGVFTSASLFCGAAGNVYMLIGFRALQAVGAGMFMAVAPAIITAAFPAAERGRALGLNAMTVAVGLAFGPSLGGFLVNHVGWRSIFYINLPIGIASLILCNAFVPSPPGRTPGRAQSAQRFDVPGAALAFVGLISLLLFVSRSQIWGWTSTAAAITGVTACVSAVAFIWVESRVAEPMLHLSLFQSRTFFFANLASLMNYMAQYIVVFLTPFFLQEQLLLNPGQAGLLMSASPLVVLWVAPLSGAISDRFGTSWPAFVGASVSALSLALLSAMGTTNHPARPLDIAWRLAIFGLGTGIFQSPNNSAVMGAAPRQRLGIASGVLAMTRNVGMVLGVATASAVFSNRREIYFARLSRLGHALHEAKAAAFVAGLRDAYAVGAILLMLAAVASVVRGRIDNHK; encoded by the coding sequence ATACAGCAATGGCAGGTAAACCGGTGGCGCACGCTTGCATCGGTCCTGGCTGCGACGGTGCTCGGGCCGATAGATGCGAGCGTGGTCAACATAGCCCTCCCAACCCTTGCGGCCACCTTCAAAGCGGACATGGCCACCATCGGCTGGGTTTCCATGGCCTATCTCCTGATGATAAGCAGCCTGCTCCTGTTATTCGGCCGCCTGGGCGATATGATCGGCTACAAGCGCGTGCTCCTCACCGGCATCGGGGTGTTCACATCGGCATCGCTCTTTTGCGGCGCGGCCGGAAACGTATACATGCTGATAGGGTTCAGGGCCCTGCAAGCCGTGGGCGCCGGGATGTTTATGGCGGTCGCGCCCGCTATAATAACTGCTGCGTTCCCTGCGGCCGAGAGGGGCAGGGCCCTCGGCCTCAACGCCATGACCGTTGCAGTAGGCCTGGCCTTTGGCCCATCGCTCGGGGGGTTTCTCGTCAACCATGTCGGCTGGAGGTCCATTTTTTATATAAACCTCCCGATCGGCATCGCAAGCCTCATCCTGTGCAACGCGTTTGTCCCGTCACCACCTGGTCGAACCCCCGGCCGCGCCCAGAGCGCCCAGAGGTTTGACGTGCCCGGCGCCGCGCTGGCCTTCGTAGGCCTGATAAGCCTCCTCCTCTTTGTCAGTAGGAGCCAGATATGGGGATGGACCTCAACGGCGGCCGCGATCACGGGCGTCACCGCCTGCGTGTCGGCTGTGGCCTTCATCTGGGTGGAGAGCCGCGTGGCGGAGCCAATGCTGCACCTCTCCCTCTTCCAGAGCCGCACGTTCTTCTTTGCGAACCTGGCCAGCCTCATGAACTACATGGCCCAGTATATAGTCGTCTTCCTCACGCCGTTTTTCCTCCAGGAGCAGCTCCTGCTGAACCCCGGCCAGGCCGGTCTCCTGATGTCGGCATCGCCCCTTGTAGTCCTGTGGGTGGCTCCCCTGAGCGGGGCCATCTCGGACCGTTTCGGGACAAGCTGGCCCGCCTTCGTGGGCGCGTCCGTGTCAGCCCTCAGCCTCGCCCTATTATCGGCTATGGGTACCACCAACCACCCGGCACGCCCGCTCGATATCGCCTGGCGGCTCGCCATCTTCGGCCTCGGGACGGGCATCTTCCAGTCGCCAAATAACAGCGCCGTGATGGGGGCGGCCCCGCGGCAACGCCTTGGCATCGCATCCGGCGTCCTGGCCATGACTCGAAATGTGGGCATGGTCCTCGGTGTGGCGACAGCGAGCGCTGTCTTTTCAAACAGGCGGGAGATATACTTCGCACGACTGAGCCGCCTGGGCCACGCCCTCCACGAGGCGAAGGCCGCCGCCTTTGTGGCCGGCCTTCGCGACGCCTATGCCGTGGGGGCAATCCTGCTCATGCTTGCAGCAGTCGCAAGCGTAGTGAGGGGGAGGATAGATAACCACAAATAG
- a CDS encoding TMEM165/GDT1 family protein, whose translation MNWKLLFLTFGMLLLAEMGDKTQLAVFTLVAQYKAPIPIFLGASLALVTVTLVGAAAGQFVSRYIPTAYLQAAAGVLFMGMGALILWQAASKIFGRG comes from the coding sequence TTGAACTGGAAGCTTCTCTTCTTGACGTTCGGCATGTTGCTCCTGGCTGAAATGGGGGACAAAACGCAGCTGGCGGTTTTTACCCTCGTGGCGCAATACAAGGCGCCTATACCCATCTTTCTGGGCGCCTCCCTGGCACTGGTCACCGTGACCCTTGTGGGCGCGGCGGCGGGCCAGTTTGTATCCAGGTACATCCCAACGGCATACCTTCAGGCGGCCGCCGGGGTGTTATTCATGGGAATGGGCGCGTTGATCCTGTGGCAGGCGGCAAGCAAGATTTTTGGCCGTGGTTAG
- a CDS encoding nucleotidyltransferase domain-containing protein, with translation MVATFAEAATVVRNAIINKYPQISRAFIFGSFAEGAQTTGSDLDVLVELNASMGLQFISMIQDIKQAAGTAVDVITINQARDLEKKFGYDILRKARPVYERAEN, from the coding sequence ATGGTTGCAACTTTTGCGGAAGCTGCGACAGTCGTCCGCAACGCTATTATAAATAAATACCCGCAGATCAGCCGCGCATTCATATTTGGTTCCTTTGCCGAAGGTGCGCAAACCACCGGAAGTGATTTGGACGTGCTGGTGGAATTGAATGCTTCTATGGGGCTTCAATTCATATCCATGATACAGGACATCAAGCAGGCGGCAGGCACAGCGGTGGATGTCATTACTATCAACCAAGCCCGTGACTTGGAAAAAAAGTTCGGCTACGATATTTTGAGAAAAGCGAGACCGGTCTATGAAAGAGCAGAAAACTAA
- a CDS encoding DegT/DnrJ/EryC1/StrS family aminotransferase, translated as MQVHLSRPDITEKEITIVNEVIHSPILALGPKMVEFERAVADYVGRKHAIAVNSGTSGLHLLVRAFGIGEGDEVITTPFSFIASSNCILYERARPVFVDIEPDTGNIDPSLIEAAITPRTKAILPVDAFGQPAHLDVIREIARCHGLVVIEDACEAIGSEYRGVKAGSGAFSDAAVFAFYPNKQITTGEGGMIVTDDDEVARLCHSMRNQGRGEAGVWLAHERLGYNYRMDELSAALGVAQMSRIDEIVAKRQRVAEMYAERLAGILGVRLPYVAPEVTRMSWFVYVIRVGVSEPIPERQSAVRDHVMKRFQEAGIGCRPYFTPIHLQPFYRAKFGFKEGDFPITELAGRTSIAIPFHNHLTAEEMDYVAEVLERAVGDAWFH; from the coding sequence GTGCAAGTTCACCTTTCGCGACCGGATATCACCGAAAAGGAAATCACCATCGTCAATGAAGTCATTCATTCCCCAATCCTGGCTCTCGGCCCGAAGATGGTGGAGTTTGAACGAGCTGTTGCGGACTATGTTGGGCGCAAGCATGCAATCGCCGTGAACAGCGGCACCAGCGGCCTGCACCTTCTGGTGAGGGCGTTCGGAATAGGGGAGGGCGATGAGGTCATCACTACGCCGTTCAGCTTCATCGCATCCAGCAACTGCATACTGTATGAGCGGGCGAGACCTGTCTTTGTGGATATCGAGCCCGATACTGGCAACATAGATCCCAGCCTCATAGAGGCCGCCATCACCCCACGGACAAAGGCCATTCTGCCTGTTGATGCCTTTGGCCAACCTGCGCACCTCGACGTGATCCGGGAGATCGCCAGGTGTCATGGGCTCGTGGTTATTGAGGATGCCTGCGAGGCTATAGGTTCGGAATATAGGGGTGTTAAGGCTGGAAGTGGTGCCTTTTCTGATGCTGCGGTGTTTGCGTTCTACCCGAATAAACAGATCACGACTGGCGAGGGCGGGATGATCGTTACCGACGACGATGAGGTGGCGCGGCTCTGCCATAGCATGCGCAATCAGGGCAGGGGAGAGGCGGGTGTGTGGCTGGCCCATGAGCGGCTGGGCTACAACTACCGCATGGACGAGCTTTCGGCTGCCCTCGGGGTTGCACAGATGTCGCGCATTGATGAGATCGTCGCGAAGCGGCAGCGCGTGGCTGAGATGTATGCGGAACGGCTCGCCGGGATCCTGGGGGTGCGCCTGCCGTACGTGGCACCCGAGGTGACGCGGATGAGCTGGTTCGTGTATGTGATTCGGGTCGGCGTGAGCGAGCCCATCCCTGAGCGCCAGTCCGCCGTGCGGGACCATGTCATGAAGCGATTCCAGGAGGCAGGGATCGGCTGCCGCCCGTACTTCACCCCCATCCACCTGCAGCCATTCTACCGCGCCAAGTTTGGCTTCAAAGAGGGAGACTTCCCCATCACCGAGCTCGCCGGGCGCACCAGCATCGCCATCCCATTCCATAACCATCTTACGGCGGAGGAGATGGACTATGTGGCCGAGGTGCTGGAGAGGGCGGTGGGGGATGCGTGGTTTCATTGA
- a CDS encoding type II toxin-antitoxin system VapC family toxin, translated as MTPSRVTLDSWDILAWLQGEPSGSIVRDLLMWCTGEASAGESLESIFQPAGGPPEVFLNIINLGEVFYILGRKLGERTAFETIRQVQAMPLEIVPADGETVFDAARIKIRNRISYADAFAIVTAQKKGAILLTGDPEMRDVAEVKVHYMRK; from the coding sequence TTGACTCCATCTAGAGTGACCCTTGATTCCTGGGACATCCTGGCATGGCTCCAAGGTGAGCCTTCAGGCAGCATAGTGAGAGACCTTTTAATGTGGTGCACGGGAGAGGCCTCAGCTGGTGAGTCCCTGGAATCCATATTTCAGCCGGCCGGTGGGCCTCCAGAGGTGTTTCTCAATATCATAAACCTTGGAGAGGTGTTCTACATTCTGGGGAGAAAGCTCGGGGAGCGGACCGCTTTCGAAACTATACGACAGGTTCAAGCCATGCCTTTAGAGATCGTTCCAGCCGATGGTGAGACAGTCTTTGATGCCGCACGTATAAAGATCAGAAATCGTATATCATATGCTGACGCATTCGCCATCGTCACCGCCCAAAAGAAGGGCGCCATACTTCTGACAGGCGATCCTGAGATGCGGGATGTGGCAGAGGTCAAGGTTCATTATATGCGGAAATAA
- a CDS encoding MBL fold metallo-hydrolase, giving the protein MHRLGYAVNRKRARAILVIFALILCAHLYLGPGCKFEPANTEAVFAGNSPSLSASGASPGLPVLSVHFIDVGQGDSILVKVRDGKTMLVDGGDTDAGARVVNYLKKQKVRQIDVMVATHPHLDHIGGLIQVLTEFPVKGVYDSGMVHTTRTFERYLTLIDKKNIPFKLARRGQVIDLGSSVRARILSPAEPLPEDANNCSVVMRIEYGNIALLLVGDAEAAAEGEMISSHQPLSAQVLKVGHHGSRTSSATIFLDEVKPEVAIISCGAGNPYGHPHPGTIAALGARGVKIYRTDVNGTIVVETDGKAYRVIPERANDNANGNVNSNAKSGNGNTGKSPVTGDPGAFPGTGAPAPPASPPSLSTEPGAGASPGPGAQPPAPALVARYVASAKSTKFHYPSCKYAKAIKPENLVTFRSREEAIAAGYTPCGFCKP; this is encoded by the coding sequence ATGCATAGATTGGGTTATGCTGTAAACAGAAAACGCGCGCGGGCGATCTTAGTCATATTTGCCCTTATCCTCTGTGCACACCTTTATCTTGGGCCCGGGTGCAAATTCGAGCCGGCAAACACCGAAGCCGTATTCGCTGGTAACTCGCCCAGCTTATCCGCATCTGGCGCCTCACCGGGACTACCCGTCCTCAGCGTCCATTTCATCGATGTGGGACAGGGCGATTCGATCCTCGTAAAGGTGCGCGATGGCAAGACGATGCTGGTTGACGGCGGTGATACCGACGCCGGGGCGAGGGTCGTAAACTACCTCAAGAAACAAAAGGTAAGGCAGATAGACGTAATGGTGGCCACCCACCCCCACCTGGACCACATCGGGGGTTTGATCCAGGTCCTTACGGAGTTCCCCGTTAAAGGAGTCTACGACTCGGGAATGGTCCACACGACCCGGACCTTTGAGCGTTACCTGACCCTCATCGATAAGAAAAACATCCCATTTAAGCTCGCCAGGCGCGGCCAGGTCATCGATCTCGGCTCGAGCGTGCGCGCCCGTATATTGTCGCCGGCCGAGCCCCTTCCGGAAGACGCAAATAATTGCTCGGTCGTGATGAGGATTGAATATGGGAATATCGCCCTGCTCCTCGTGGGCGACGCAGAGGCTGCTGCTGAGGGGGAGATGATCAGCTCCCACCAGCCGCTTTCGGCTCAGGTCCTCAAGGTCGGCCACCACGGGAGCAGGACCTCATCAGCAACCATTTTCCTCGACGAGGTCAAACCGGAAGTCGCGATAATAAGCTGCGGGGCCGGCAATCCATACGGGCACCCGCACCCCGGGACCATCGCCGCGCTGGGTGCAAGGGGTGTGAAAATCTACCGGACCGATGTAAACGGGACCATAGTAGTGGAAACTGATGGCAAGGCCTATAGGGTAATACCCGAGCGCGCAAACGACAACGCGAATGGCAATGTAAACAGCAATGCTAAATCGGGCAACGGCAACACGGGCAAATCCCCGGTGACCGGAGATCCGGGAGCTTTTCCGGGGACTGGGGCTCCAGCGCCGCCGGCATCCCCGCCGTCATTATCAACGGAGCCCGGGGCCGGGGCATCGCCTGGGCCGGGGGCACAACCGCCGGCGCCGGCGCTAGTGGCCCGCTATGTCGCAAGTGCAAAATCGACAAAATTCCACTATCCCAGCTGTAAATACGCAAAGGCCATAAAGCCCGAGAATCTCGTAACCTTCCGTTCGCGGGAGGAGGCCATCGCCGCGGGCTATACACCGTGCGGCTTCTGCAAGCCGTAG
- a CDS encoding nitroreductase, which yields MDTYSIALMRRSVRRYLEEGIPDDDLAKILEAGRTAPSAANRQPWRFVVVRDPEIRQRVALACNGQTWMADAAVILAGIGVPSESQKWYAVDVTIAMQTMILVASSLGYGTCWIGAFDEDKVKEVLGIPREMRVIALTPIGKPAETPQARPRKDKSNVFFLDGFGKGFTF from the coding sequence ATGGATACATATTCTATAGCCCTAATGAGGCGTAGCGTGCGTAGATATCTCGAAGAAGGCATACCTGATGATGACCTTGCCAAAATCTTAGAAGCCGGCCGGACAGCACCCTCAGCGGCCAACCGCCAGCCGTGGCGATTCGTGGTCGTCAGGGACCCAGAGATAAGACAAAGGGTGGCCCTTGCATGCAACGGGCAAACCTGGATGGCGGATGCCGCAGTTATACTTGCAGGAATAGGCGTGCCGAGCGAAAGTCAGAAGTGGTACGCTGTCGATGTGACTATCGCCATGCAAACCATGATCCTTGTGGCAAGCTCGCTCGGGTATGGAACTTGCTGGATCGGGGCTTTCGATGAGGATAAAGTGAAGGAGGTCCTCGGGATTCCTAGAGAAATGAGGGTTATCGCCCTCACACCCATAGGCAAGCCCGCTGAGACACCCCAAGCCCGCCCTCGCAAAGATAAGAGCAATGTCTTCTTCCTGGACGGCTTCGGGAAAGGCTTTACGTTTTAG
- a CDS encoding type II toxin-antitoxin system MqsA family antitoxin — protein MSKALANTKTGLQQAVDCKAQKLVKAGTKKITVAPLPQYSPTEIKAIRNSLELTQLVFSNILGVSIKTVEAWESGKNTPQGPALRMMDMLKKNPELVQRYIAII, from the coding sequence GTGAGCAAGGCCTTGGCGAACACGAAAACCGGCTTGCAGCAAGCCGTAGATTGCAAAGCTCAAAAGCTGGTGAAGGCTGGAACAAAAAAAATTACTGTTGCGCCGTTGCCGCAATATAGTCCTACTGAAATTAAGGCCATACGCAATTCGTTGGAGCTGACACAATTGGTCTTCTCCAACATTCTCGGCGTATCCATCAAGACGGTCGAGGCTTGGGAATCGGGCAAAAACACCCCGCAGGGACCGGCATTGCGCATGATGGATATGCTCAAAAAGAATCCCGAACTGGTGCAACGGTATATTGCAATAATATAA
- a CDS encoding CpsD/CapB family tyrosine-protein kinase gives MDGHTRVLIMERDPKSPVSEAFRTLRTNLQFVRLDSPLRSLAVTSTAPGEGKSTVAANLAIAVAQAGKSTILVDADLRRPKLHKMFNLPNRTGLTNLLLGNSGLEVLHDTGVEGLKLLPSGALPPNPSELLGSGAMTRVVEALDAEADFLIFDTPPMMAVTDAAVLGTKVDGVLLVLRLGQAAREGVMRAKTLLQNANARVLGVVVNGIKPEGRYNYYYYYYYGE, from the coding sequence ATGGATGGCCATACACGCGTCTTAATAATGGAGCGCGACCCTAAGTCGCCCGTCTCGGAGGCTTTTCGAACATTGAGAACCAACCTCCAGTTTGTGCGCCTTGACAGCCCTTTGAGATCGCTTGCGGTGACCAGCACTGCCCCAGGAGAGGGTAAGAGCACCGTGGCTGCAAACCTGGCAATCGCCGTGGCCCAGGCAGGCAAATCCACCATCCTCGTCGATGCCGACCTCAGGCGGCCAAAGCTGCACAAGATGTTCAACCTCCCAAACCGGACAGGTCTCACAAACCTCCTGCTGGGCAACTCCGGCCTGGAGGTGCTCCATGATACGGGGGTCGAGGGTCTCAAGCTCCTGCCGAGCGGGGCCCTGCCTCCAAACCCATCGGAGCTTCTCGGTTCGGGAGCTATGACCCGCGTTGTTGAGGCGCTTGACGCGGAGGCTGATTTCTTGATCTTTGATACCCCTCCCATGATGGCCGTTACCGATGCTGCGGTGCTTGGCACCAAGGTGGATGGGGTCTTGCTCGTCCTGAGGCTCGGCCAGGCGGCCCGCGAGGGAGTTATGAGGGCAAAGACGTTGCTCCAAAATGCCAACGCCCGGGTCCTCGGGGTCGTTGTCAATGGAATAAAGCCCGAGGGCCGCTACAATTATTATTACTACTACTATTATGGAGAATAA
- a CDS encoding Gfo/Idh/MocA family oxidoreductase, producing MVKGREMQSNEGTLRYGMVGGGPGAFIGDVHRKAASFDGKAQLVAGVFSRNYENTLATGRALGISPDRLYRDFEEMAQGEAAREDGIDFVSIVAPNHAHYPAAKAFLTSGIHVVCDKPLTFTVEEAEDLARIARGKDLLFGVTYTYSGYPMVKQAREMVRRGDIGEIRVVMGEYLQEWLAAPIEKDGQKQAVWRLDPRQSGGSACVGDIGSHIENTVSYITGLKIKSICANLDIFGEGRELDDNAEILVKYDNGASGIYWCSQVAIGHENGLKIRIVGTKGSIEWEQENPNYLRVAYLGQPAQILSRGAGYLYPQAARFSRVPVGHPEGFYEAFANIYSAFAGALLKRKAGQPLSAGDLDFPDVEAGVAGVRFINRCIESSKKGCVWVSMD from the coding sequence ATGGTCAAAGGAAGAGAAATGCAGTCGAACGAGGGGACTCTCCGTTACGGGATGGTTGGGGGCGGCCCCGGCGCGTTTATAGGTGACGTCCACAGGAAGGCGGCGAGCTTTGATGGGAAGGCGCAGCTGGTGGCCGGCGTGTTTTCAAGAAATTACGAGAATACCCTGGCGACCGGGCGGGCCCTCGGAATCAGCCCGGACCGCCTTTACAGGGATTTCGAGGAGATGGCTCAGGGGGAGGCCGCCCGTGAGGACGGGATCGATTTCGTCTCCATCGTGGCCCCGAATCACGCCCATTATCCGGCTGCAAAGGCCTTTCTGACCAGCGGGATTCACGTGGTTTGCGATAAACCGCTGACGTTCACGGTCGAGGAGGCCGAGGACCTGGCCCGGATCGCCAGGGGAAAGGACCTCCTCTTCGGCGTAACCTATACATACTCCGGCTACCCCATGGTAAAGCAGGCCCGGGAGATGGTTCGCCGCGGCGACATAGGGGAGATCAGGGTGGTCATGGGCGAGTACCTCCAAGAGTGGCTCGCCGCGCCCATCGAAAAGGACGGGCAGAAGCAGGCAGTCTGGCGCCTGGACCCCCGGCAGTCCGGTGGTTCCGCCTGCGTGGGAGATATCGGAAGCCATATCGAGAATACAGTCTCCTATATAACCGGGCTGAAGATCAAATCCATCTGCGCGAACCTGGATATCTTCGGCGAGGGCAGAGAGCTCGATGATAACGCCGAGATTTTGGTGAAATACGATAATGGAGCGAGCGGCATCTACTGGTGTTCCCAGGTGGCTATAGGGCATGAAAACGGCTTGAAGATTCGCATCGTTGGCACGAAAGGGTCGATCGAGTGGGAGCAAGAGAACCCAAATTACCTGAGGGTGGCCTATCTCGGGCAGCCGGCGCAGATTCTCTCCAGGGGAGCTGGCTATTTGTATCCCCAGGCGGCCAGGTTCTCGCGGGTCCCCGTTGGGCATCCGGAGGGCTTCTACGAAGCCTTCGCAAACATCTATTCCGCCTTCGCGGGCGCTCTGCTCAAGAGGAAGGCGGGGCAGCCATTGAGCGCTGGGGACCTCGACTTCCCGGATGTTGAGGCCGGAGTCGCCGGGGTGAGGTTCATCAATAGGTGCATCGAGAGCTCAAAGAAGGGCTGTGTCTGGGTTTCGATGGACTGA
- a CDS encoding AbrB/MazE/SpoVT family DNA-binding domain-containing protein, whose translation MEGTYVSSKGQVVIPKAVRDAAGLRVGTRLKVTLEEGGILLTPVRAATVDALYGRFKGQDFIADLEVEHRIEVQRDSEIGAPRRASGRSTNAKGVRKP comes from the coding sequence GTGGAAGGCACATATGTATCATCAAAGGGGCAGGTCGTCATACCAAAAGCGGTTAGGGATGCAGCGGGTCTTAGGGTTGGAACCAGACTCAAAGTTACTCTGGAGGAAGGCGGGATCTTGCTTACTCCCGTGCGTGCGGCAACTGTCGATGCCCTATATGGCCGCTTTAAGGGTCAAGACTTTATTGCCGATCTGGAAGTTGAACATCGGATCGAGGTTCAGAGAGATTCCGAAATCGGGGCACCGCGAAGGGCCTCCGGAAGGTCGACCAACGCAAAGGGGGTTCGAAAACCTTGA
- a CDS encoding polysaccharide biosynthesis protein, whose amino-acid sequence MSRNLKTAFLIFCDLICILIASILAFLIRFDFVIPVKFFGTFARTLPFLIPIRIGSYYIFGLYNRLWQYASVREIWIIVKAGTIASLGDWLFLHSLQKTGFPRSITLLIWLLNIILVGGIRFLIRFRHEFAPKGLTGGTGGSTNGSNGGSKIWLRGLRGPHRLRTLIIGAGQAGNIVARELRSHRELPYEAVGFIDDDPSKQGYRIADLPVLGTHRDLPRIIRSHNVREVIIAMPSAPGSVVKEIVEICKGQGVNLKTLPGMYELINGKVSVRAIRDVQIEDLLRRDEIRVDLKSIAGYLCGERVLVTGAGGSIGSELSRQIARFNPAELILLGHGENSIYEIEMEFRATRPDVRIAPVIADIRDQDKIDKVFSRFRPDVVFHAAAHKHVPLMEANPDEAMTNNIFGTWNVASAADRYGAKRFVLISTDKAVNPTSVMGCTKRAAEIVIQMLNRTSKTKFVAVRFGNVLGSRGSVVPLFKKQIALGGPVTVTHPDMMRYFMTIPEAVQLVIQAAAMGEGGEIFVLDMGQPVRILDMARDLIRLSGFEPDRDIKIEFVGVRPGEKLFEELLTAAEGTVATRHKRIFIAKGNPAFDGTLEEFFETCRQIATAGAGEGAGDALVSWIRQLTDAGTNWANGDFRAGTSGTPRGNGNPGASSQGRSGR is encoded by the coding sequence ATGAGCCGGAACCTTAAGACAGCCTTTCTTATATTCTGCGACCTTATATGCATCCTAATCGCGAGCATACTGGCCTTCCTGATCCGGTTTGACTTTGTCATCCCGGTGAAATTCTTTGGGACGTTCGCGCGCACCCTTCCCTTTTTGATCCCGATTCGCATAGGAAGTTACTATATCTTCGGCCTCTACAACCGGCTCTGGCAATACGCGAGCGTCCGGGAGATATGGATCATTGTCAAGGCAGGGACTATCGCGTCATTGGGGGACTGGCTTTTCCTCCATAGCCTGCAGAAGACGGGGTTCCCTCGAAGCATTACCCTCCTGATATGGCTCTTGAACATCATCCTTGTGGGGGGAATCAGGTTCCTAATACGTTTTCGCCACGAATTCGCCCCTAAGGGCCTTACTGGTGGTACCGGTGGATCCACCAATGGCTCCAATGGTGGAAGCAAAATTTGGCTCCGGGGGCTGCGCGGGCCACACAGGCTACGGACTTTGATAATAGGGGCGGGCCAGGCCGGAAATATCGTGGCGAGGGAGTTGCGCTCCCACAGGGAGTTGCCGTACGAGGCCGTGGGGTTCATCGATGATGACCCTTCTAAACAGGGTTACAGGATAGCAGACCTCCCCGTTCTCGGCACCCACCGGGACCTGCCCCGGATCATTAGGAGCCATAACGTCAGGGAGGTTATAATAGCCATGCCCTCGGCCCCCGGCAGCGTGGTTAAGGAGATTGTCGAAATATGTAAAGGCCAGGGGGTTAACCTCAAAACACTGCCGGGGATGTACGAGCTCATCAACGGCAAGGTAAGTGTCAGGGCCATACGTGATGTGCAGATCGAGGACCTCCTGCGCCGGGATGAAATCAGGGTGGATCTCAAGAGCATTGCCGGTTACCTGTGTGGCGAGCGGGTGCTGGTGACAGGGGCTGGTGGCTCTATAGGATCTGAGCTGTCCAGGCAGATCGCAAGGTTCAACCCAGCGGAGCTCATTCTTTTGGGGCATGGCGAGAATAGCATATACGAGATAGAGATGGAATTCAGGGCCACACGGCCTGATGTCAGAATAGCCCCGGTTATCGCCGATATAAGGGATCAGGATAAGATAGACAAGGTTTTTAGCCGGTTCAGGCCGGATGTGGTATTTCACGCGGCCGCTCACAAACATGTCCCCTTGATGGAGGCGAATCCCGACGAAGCTATGACGAATAACATCTTCGGGACCTGGAATGTAGCCTCGGCCGCTGATAGATACGGTGCCAAGAGATTTGTGTTGATTTCAACTGATAAAGCGGTAAACCCAACGAGCGTAATGGGTTGCACGAAGCGCGCCGCCGAGATCGTGATCCAGATGCTCAACAGGACAAGCAAGACTAAATTTGTGGCGGTGAGGTTTGGTAATGTCCTGGGGAGCCGGGGTAGCGTGGTCCCGCTTTTCAAGAAGCAGATAGCTCTCGGAGGGCCCGTCACCGTGACGCACCCCGATATGATGCGATATTTCATGACCATCCCCGAAGCCGTGCAACTCGTGATACAGGCGGCTGCAATGGGGGAGGGCGGGGAGATATTTGTGCTTGACATGGGGCAACCCGTGAGGATTTTGGATATGGCGAGGGATCTCATCAGGCTCTCCGGGTTTGAGCCGGACCGTGATATCAAGATCGAGTTTGTCGGGGTGCGGCCTGGCGAGAAGCTTTTTGAGGAGCTTCTCACGGCCGCGGAGGGCACGGTAGCTACCCGGCATAAGCGGATATTCATCGCCAAGGGCAATCCGGCCTTCGACGGGACCCTCGAGGAATTCTTCGAAACCTGCCGCCAGATCGCGACCGCAGGCGCGGGCGAGGGCGCGGGGGATGCCCTTGTGAGCTGGATAAGGCAGTTGACTGATGCCGGGACGAACTGGGCGAATGGCGATTTTAGGGCGGGGACGAGCGGCACCCCCCGGGGGAATGGCAATCCCGGAGCGAGTAGCCAAGGGAGGTCAGGCCGCTGA